From the Psychrobacter sp. P11F6 genome, the window CGTTTTCATAAAAACCATTGCAGTCTAAATGGTCAGTGATATCTGCTAAAACGGCCCTTTCCTCATCTGATAAAAATTCTGCTGCATAAACACCAAGTGGTCTGCCAAGCAAAAATGACTCACTGTAGCCAATGATAATCTCATAACTGGCATTGACCGATAGATAGCGTAAATGGGCATCCAAGATGAATATGGCATCATCAAGCTGCTCACATAACTCGGCCAGCAGTTGCTGCTTGTCTGCGATGGAAATAGGGGCGAAAGCAGTCATAGTTGGACTCATCACGTCGAAATGGAACAGCAATTAGGATTACGCATATGGTATTTACTCATAATAGCTCAAAGCATGCAGAGTCGCCAACGCCACCACGGGTGCGGTCTCGGTGCGTAAGACTCTTGAGCCAATTTGCCAAGGTTCAAAACCAGCTTTGGCTGCTTGCTGGCATTCATCAACACTCAGACCACCTTCAGGGCCTATTAGCAGCTCAATATAAGGAGACTGTTGCGTTAAGACTGCTGATAGCGACTTAGGCATTGCTGGTTGTCCTACAGCTGGTACGCTCAGTTGCAGACGCAAATCTGCTGGTTGTTGTAATATTTGATAATAAGGGTCTTGGCTAAGGGTTGTGACAATAGTACTGGTAGTAGGAGGGCGAACGTCTATTTGCGAATCGGCAGAGTGAGTCACTGATTGTTGTAACCAGTCATTTATGGACACAGGCGCAATAATAAGCGGTGGACGGTTAAGACCGCATTGTTCACACGCGGCAATGGCAACTTGCTGCCAATGTGCCAGTTTTTTCTCAACTTGTGCAGGTTTTAGGTTGACCTCACCATGATGGCTACTTAATAACTGAATAGCCGTTACACCTAGCTCGGTTGACTTTTGAATCGCATAGTCCATGCGTTCAGCACGACTCATTACCAGACCAATTTTAGTGAGTACTGATGCGCTACGATCATCCTCTATATGAGTCAATAGAGTCACAGTGGCATGCTTTTTACTAATGGTCTGTAGCTGTACTTGATACTCACCGCCAAATCCATCGAATAAAACACCTTTATCACCAACATTTGCCCGTAATACGCGGCACCAATGATGAACAATACTTTCTGTAAGTTCGACACTGGCACCTATAGGTAAAGTACTAAGTCGAGGGTAAGTGGTATCTTCTGAGTTATCGGTGTCATTGCTAATAGCATAAAAAAAACGTCGCACAGTTGCTTAGTCCTATAGTTTAAATAATAAGTTTTTTAAATATCTTAGCAGAATATCGTCAGAGTAGGTGAAGTTATTACTGTTAGTACATTTACGATAATGCTTATTGGTATAATTTTTATTGTTAGAAATATTAATTATTTCTGATTGTTTCTAATAATCTTAAAAAGTCACTACCAAAAAAAACTGGCGCTCCGAAGAACACCAGTTATTATGCAGTAAATTGGATAATAATTTACGTGGTTAACCCTAGTTCTTCAACCAAACGTTTGTTTGGCTCAATCTTATTCATGCTATAAAAATGCATGGCGGGTACACCTTCATTGATTAAGCGCTCGCATAGGCGATAAACCACTTCAAAGCCAAATTCACGGATGGCTTTACGATCATCACCAAAGTCCCCCAATTGCTTACGCACATAGCGGGGAATATCAGCACCACAGCTATCAGCAAAACGCATCAAATTGCTAGAATTGGTAATTGGCATGATGCCCGCAATCAATGGCTGAGTCACGGTATCAATACCGCGTTTCTCTATTCTGTCGCGCAAGTATAGATAGCTGTCAGCGTTATAAAAAAACTGCGTAATCGCTGCATCGGCACCAGCTTGGTATTTATTCACCAAGTTTTCGATATCAAGATCAAAGCTACGCGCTTGTGGATGCATCTCAGGGTAGGCTGCCACTTCGATATGGAAGTGATCGCCTGAGTGTTCACGAATGAATTTTACCAAATCCACAGAAAATGGCAGTTCACCCATGCCCACCTGACCTGATGGCAAGTCGCCACGTAGCGCTACTAGTCGTTTGATGCCTAGCGTTTTATAAAACTCGAGCAATTCAGCGATTTCATTTTTGTCATCACCGATACAAGAAATATGTGGCGCAATCTCAGTGTCGCCCCGCGCATTCAATGCTTGTACGATATCTAGGGTGCGATTTCGGGTTGAACCGCCAGCACCATAGGTCACCGAAAAGTAGCTCGGTGATAGCTTATTCAGCTCATCGTAAGTATTGAGTAGCTTTTCATGGCCTTGTTCGGTTTTTACTGGGAAAAACTCAAAGGAAAAAGCAGGCTTACTCACAGTCTGACTCCTTTTAGTATTTGTAAGCGTCAGGCTTGAATGGACCTTCGACAGGCACACCCAAATACTCAGCTTGCTTTTCGGTCAATTTAGTCAACGTGCCGTTAAAGCCTGCAACCATCGCAGCGGCTACTTCTTCGTCTAGCTTTTTAGGCAGTACTTTGACGTATAAGTTGTCAGTACGCTTGTCAGCTGGCAAGTCGGCGAATTTTTCTTCAAACAGATACATTTGAGCCAATACTTGGTTGGCAAACGAGCCGTCCATGACGCGTGATGGGTGACCAGTCGCGTTACCTAGGTTCACTAAGCGACCTTCAGCAAGCAAGATCAAATAATCATTCTCGTCGTCTGAGCGGAAGATTTGATGCACTTGTGGCTTGATTTCAACCCAGCGCCAGTTGTCACGCATAAACTGAGTGTCGATTTCGGTATCAAAGTGACCGATGTTACAAACAACTGCACCAGGTTTCAATGCGGCTAGCATATGTCTGTCACATACATGGTAGTTACCAGTAGTCGTGACGATCATGTCAGTGTCTTCAAGCAAGCGCTTGTTGATACTTGCCGCGCCGCCAGTATTGTCACCATCGATGTATGGTGAGAGTACTTCAAAACCGTCCATACATGCCTGCATGGCACAGATAGGATCGACTTCTGAGACACGTACGATCATGCCTTCTTGACGTAAGCTTTGCGTAGAGCCTTTACCCACATCGCCATAACCGATAACTAAAGCGCGGCGACCAGCAAGGAACATGTCAGTTGCACGTTTGATAGCATCATTTAAACTATGACGGCAGCCGTATTTGTTGTCGTTTTTAGACTTAGTAACCGCATCGTTAACGTTGATAGCGGGAACTTTAAGTGTGCCTTTATTTAGCATTTCAACTAAGCGATGGACGCCTGTAGTCGTCTCTTCTGAAATACCGTGAACATTATCCAGCAATTCAGCATAATCATTATGAATCAATGCGGTCAAATCACCGCCGTCATCCAAGATTAAGTTGGCATCCCAAAGCTGACCTGACTCTTCGCCGCCAACGTGGATTTGCTGACGTAAGCACCATTCGTACTCTTCTTCTGTTTCGCCTTTCCAAGCATAAACAGAGATACCTGCAGCAGCAATCGCGGCAGCAGCATGGTCTTGAGTTGAGAAGATATTACATGAGGTCCAACGTACTTCAGCACCTAGCGCGACGAGTGTCTCGATAAGAACGGCAGTCTGGATGGTCATGTGGATACAGCCAGCGATTTTTGCGCCTTTAAGCGGCTGATCGGCTTCGTAGCGACGACGCAAACCCATTAGGGCAGGCATTTCAGCTTCGGCAAGGGTGATTTCACGGCGACCGTAGTCAGCAAGGCTGATGTCAGCGACTTTATAGTCAGTGAAAGAGGGGTCGATCGTATGGGCAGATGGGGTGTTAGACACTGCGTCCATAATATGCTCCTATCAGTGGTTAAGGTATGATAAAAAGAATAAAAACGCAGGTGCCGTTATTTGCGCTGTCAATAATCAATGAGATGATTGTTTAACAGTTACCGAGCCTAACATAATGACTGATTAGCATGGCTTTAAAGCCTAAATGCACTATCAGATATTATGGCGCAACACCTCTCGGAGGTCGTTATTGTAATTGATGAGTCATGAATTGTCACCTGTTGGATAACATAAATAGCTGACGGTATAGGCACGTAATAAGGCGAGCGGTAATATGTAGCAATAAAAAAGGCCATCGATGGATGACCTTTTTTATTCTCAGTTCAGACAGTTTAAATAGTACTAAGAGAAATTAGAGCCAGTTATAGGTTAAAGATGTGAAGAAGTTGGTGCCGTCTTGATTGTAACGCGAAGCATATTGACCAAAACTCTCATTAGTTGAGTAATCTACATTAGTCAAATTGTTAATACGACTTGTCCATGTCAGATTTGGACTCAAGTAATAATTACCACTGATATTGAATAACGTATAGTCCTCTATAAAAGTGCTATTATCTGCAACATTATAGGTTTTACCCACATATTCTGCTTCAGTACGAATATCGAACTCTGCAGCTTGGTAACCTATATATACCAGGCCAGTATTTTCAGGGCGATACACTAATTGTTTGCCTTTGTTAGCTCCGGAGTCCTCTTCAGCATTGGTGCGAGTGTATTGACCACCAAATAAAATATTACTGAGCTGCCAGTCTGAGGTAAAGCTATAACCTGACAAGCTTGCTTCATCAATGTTCAGTGCTTGATATTTATCAATACTACCATCGTATCTGTTATCAATAAGATTGTCGACATTACTATTAAAGGCAGTCAGGCGTGTATTTTGCATGGTGGTATTAGACTCAATAAACACTTCTACATTTTTACTCTTTTCGACTTTTAAATCTTCATTTGGAACATAGTAAGCGCTCTCGATGTATAAATCATTCAGAGTAGGCGCTCTATAGCCAGTAGCGAAGCTAGTACCTAGGCGTAGGCTAGGCGCTAGCTTTACAGCATAACCAAGACCAAATGTAGTTTCGTGACCAAATTGTGAGTTATCGTCGAAACGAACATTGGCTTGAAAATCGTAAGCATCCTCATTTACTTGATAACCAGCAAAGCTACTCTTAATATCACGGTCATTTATTTTATAGCTGTCTTTACCGCCGGCACTAGGAGTGTTGTCTGTAAGGTCTACTTCCTGCTGCAACCATTCGGCACCTGCTTGAAATTGTCCTATAGGTAATTTATAAGTGC encodes:
- a CDS encoding 16S rRNA (uracil(1498)-N(3))-methyltransferase — encoded protein: MRRFFYAISNDTDNSEDTTYPRLSTLPIGASVELTESIVHHWCRVLRANVGDKGVLFDGFGGEYQVQLQTISKKHATVTLLTHIEDDRSASVLTKIGLVMSRAERMDYAIQKSTELGVTAIQLLSSHHGEVNLKPAQVEKKLAHWQQVAIAACEQCGLNRPPLIIAPVSINDWLQQSVTHSADSQIDVRPPTTSTIVTTLSQDPYYQILQQPADLRLQLSVPAVGQPAMPKSLSAVLTQQSPYIELLIGPEGGLSVDECQQAAKAGFEPWQIGSRVLRTETAPVVALATLHALSYYE
- the metF gene encoding methylenetetrahydrofolate reductase [NAD(P)H] — its product is MSKPAFSFEFFPVKTEQGHEKLLNTYDELNKLSPSYFSVTYGAGGSTRNRTLDIVQALNARGDTEIAPHISCIGDDKNEIAELLEFYKTLGIKRLVALRGDLPSGQVGMGELPFSVDLVKFIREHSGDHFHIEVAAYPEMHPQARSFDLDIENLVNKYQAGADAAITQFFYNADSYLYLRDRIEKRGIDTVTQPLIAGIMPITNSSNLMRFADSCGADIPRYVRKQLGDFGDDRKAIREFGFEVVYRLCERLINEGVPAMHFYSMNKIEPNKRLVEELGLTT
- the ahcY gene encoding adenosylhomocysteinase, with the protein product MDAVSNTPSAHTIDPSFTDYKVADISLADYGRREITLAEAEMPALMGLRRRYEADQPLKGAKIAGCIHMTIQTAVLIETLVALGAEVRWTSCNIFSTQDHAAAAIAAAGISVYAWKGETEEEYEWCLRQQIHVGGEESGQLWDANLILDDGGDLTALIHNDYAELLDNVHGISEETTTGVHRLVEMLNKGTLKVPAINVNDAVTKSKNDNKYGCRHSLNDAIKRATDMFLAGRRALVIGYGDVGKGSTQSLRQEGMIVRVSEVDPICAMQACMDGFEVLSPYIDGDNTGGAASINKRLLEDTDMIVTTTGNYHVCDRHMLAALKPGAVVCNIGHFDTEIDTQFMRDNWRWVEIKPQVHQIFRSDDENDYLILLAEGRLVNLGNATGHPSRVMDGSFANQVLAQMYLFEEKFADLPADKRTDNLYVKVLPKKLDEEVAAAMVAGFNGTLTKLTEKQAEYLGVPVEGPFKPDAYKY